A single Bosea sp. PAMC 26642 DNA region contains:
- a CDS encoding histidine phosphatase family protein: MVPISLPHRLILVRHGETDWNREGRLQGGQDIPLNDLGRRQAVEAAHRLRELVPDFAALDFIGSPMLRARDTMDILRAELGLPAGGYRLDERLRELTFGDWEGRTWREMRKTDRELASARERDKWGFVPPNGESYRMLAERIRPVLTELTAETVIVSHGGVARAVLALVGAVSPQKAALVEIWQGKILVVTGNRAEWV, encoded by the coding sequence ATGGTCCCGATCAGCCTCCCGCACCGCCTTATCCTCGTCCGTCACGGCGAGACCGACTGGAATCGCGAAGGGCGGCTGCAGGGCGGCCAGGACATTCCGCTGAACGATCTCGGACGCCGGCAGGCGGTGGAAGCGGCGCATCGGCTGCGCGAACTCGTGCCCGATTTCGCAGCGCTCGACTTCATTGGCTCGCCGATGCTGCGCGCCCGTGACACCATGGACATCCTGCGCGCCGAACTCGGGCTCCCGGCGGGCGGCTACCGCCTCGACGAGCGCCTGCGCGAGCTGACCTTCGGCGACTGGGAGGGGCGGACCTGGCGCGAAATGCGCAAGACCGACCGCGAGCTCGCCTCGGCGCGGGAGCGCGACAAATGGGGTTTCGTACCGCCGAATGGCGAGAGCTACCGGATGCTGGCCGAGCGAATCAGGCCGGTCCTGACCGAACTGACGGCTGAGACCGTCATCGTCAGCCATGGCGGCGTGGCGCGCGCGGTGCTGGCCCTAGTCGGTGCGGTGTCGCCGCAGAAAGCAGCTCTGGTCGAGATCTGGCAAGGCAAGATCCTCGTCGTCACCGGAAATCGGGCCGAATGGGTCTAG
- the folP gene encoding dihydropteroate synthase, with amino-acid sequence MAQALVLTALVLPDGRRLDLDARPLLMGVVNVTPDSFSDGGLLQSVDDALAHARTLVEEGADIVDIGGESTRPGHAAIDAATEIARVLPVIGGLSGSSFAPISIDTSKAQVADAALKAGAAIVNDVWGCQREPAIADVAARHGAPMILMHNRETIDAGIDILDDVLRFLERSIVIATKAGVPRSQIVVDPGIGFGKTQTQNLSLIRDLDRLAELGCPVLLGASRKSTIGRITGQTVPAERVAGSIAAHLFGVSRGAAIIRAHDVRGHSDALKVWAAIREPAKVTS; translated from the coding sequence ATGGCCCAGGCCCTTGTCTTGACAGCCCTTGTCTTGCCAGATGGTCGCAGGCTCGACCTCGACGCCAGGCCCCTGCTGATGGGCGTCGTCAACGTAACCCCCGACTCCTTTTCCGACGGCGGGCTGCTGCAGAGCGTCGACGACGCGCTCGCCCATGCCCGGACATTGGTCGAGGAAGGCGCCGACATCGTCGACATCGGCGGCGAATCGACCCGCCCCGGCCATGCCGCCATTGACGCTGCGACCGAGATCGCGCGCGTATTGCCAGTCATCGGGGGCCTGAGCGGGTCGAGCTTTGCGCCCATATCGATCGACACATCGAAGGCGCAGGTTGCCGACGCCGCATTGAAGGCCGGGGCGGCAATCGTCAACGATGTCTGGGGCTGCCAGCGCGAGCCGGCCATCGCCGACGTCGCCGCCCGCCATGGCGCCCCGATGATCCTGATGCACAACCGCGAGACGATCGACGCCGGCATCGATATCCTCGACGATGTCCTGCGTTTCCTTGAACGCTCGATCGTGATCGCCACGAAAGCCGGCGTGCCGCGCAGCCAGATCGTCGTCGATCCCGGCATCGGTTTCGGCAAGACCCAGACGCAGAACCTGTCCCTGATACGCGACCTCGATCGCCTGGCCGAGCTCGGCTGTCCGGTCCTCCTCGGCGCCTCGCGCAAATCGACGATCGGCCGCATCACCGGCCAGACTGTCCCCGCCGAGCGCGTCGCCGGCAGCATCGCAGCCCATCTGTTCGGCGTCAGCCGGGGCGCAGCCATCATCCGCGCGCATGACGTGCGCGGCCATTCCGACGCGCTCAAGGTCTGGGCCGCCATCCGCGAGCCGGCAAAGGTGACATCATGA
- the folB gene encoding dihydroneopterin aldolase — translation MSETGSILIEKLDIYAYHGFFSEEERLGQRFVLDLVLETDLRASAVSDALADTVNYGTVVAVVTETFTARRFNLLEAAARAVALAVLDGFSAVTRVEVTLRKPAPPIHATLGSVGIKLDYRRGG, via the coding sequence ATGAGCGAAACCGGCAGCATCCTGATCGAAAAGCTGGATATCTACGCCTATCACGGGTTCTTTTCGGAGGAAGAGCGGCTGGGGCAGCGCTTCGTGCTCGATCTGGTGCTGGAGACGGACCTGCGTGCTTCCGCGGTCAGCGACGCGCTGGCCGACACCGTGAACTACGGCACGGTCGTCGCCGTGGTCACGGAAACTTTCACCGCCCGCCGCTTCAACCTGCTGGAAGCCGCTGCGCGCGCCGTCGCGCTGGCCGTCCTCGACGGTTTTTCGGCGGTGACCCGTGTCGAGGTGACGCTGCGCAAGCCTGCCCCGCCGATCCATGCGACCTTGGGCAGCGTGGGTATCAAGCTGGATTATCGGCGTGGTGGTTGA